In Saimiri boliviensis isolate mSaiBol1 chromosome 12, mSaiBol1.pri, whole genome shotgun sequence, one genomic interval encodes:
- the LCOR gene encoding ligand-dependent corepressor isoform X5 yields the protein MQRMIQQFAAEYTSKNSSTQDPSQPNSTKNQSLPKASPVTTSPTAATTQNPVLSKLLMADQDSPLDLTVRKSQSEPSEQDGVLDLSTKKSPCAGSTSLSHSPGCSSTQGNGENSTEAIAVDSNNQSKSPLEKFMVKLCTHHQKQFIRVLNDLYTESQPGTEDLQPSDSGAMDVSTCNASCAQLSTKPKEKDALCLDMKSPASVDLFVDSHSPLHLTEQTLKEPPPETNSVDGRENTLTVVQKDSSEVPTTKPNSINSSSVDSFTPGYLTASNSSSVNFHHIPKSLEGQTTGQEQDTNVNICADGKDHMQSSALVESLITVKMAAENSEEGNTCIIPPRNSFKALSEEAWDSGFLGNSPRTADKENTLQCSSKTPLRQDLEANEQDARPKQENHLHSLGRNKVGYHLHPSDKGQFDHSKDGWLGPSPMPAVHKAANGHSRTKMISTSIKTARKSKRASGLRINDYDNQCDVVYISQPITECHFENQKSILSSRKTARKSTRGYFFNGDCCELPTVRTLARNLHSQEKASCSALASEAVFTPKKILATSAPRHTVDVQLPREDNPEEPSKEITSPEEGGGDVSPGKEPQEPEVCPAEIKPNLSSSPRSEETTASSLVWPLPPHLPEEDLPEDGSTVAAPTASGMSSPDHDPPPLALLDTEEVSVPQDCPLLPSTESVSGGGSADVISRPHSPPETVSREESPLCSENQSSPVCLEPPLSLGKAEDDQSISAEVEPGDTQELDVDPLLKESSTFTDEKPSETEEGEATGGTRKLEGADGDTKCLSEKDTCEPSTDPLEENLDKKKKGKKFLEASDRCLRSQLLDSSSTDRCLRNQSSNSSSACLEIKVSKNPGAKRSRKEAHPSGATPEGLPPDAFHTEALEDTKKPSVSERLPEKDAEPEGESAGVITRQTLKNMLGKEVKELGGEIFPSKDPITAAGQPLPGEKLEIYVQSKTDEKNAHIPSERIPCKRDPAQAKEEPGHLPTQHAEEAVNEADRENTQQKDDDSDTPCSSLGLSSSGSGDAARPPKLVPRPKRLTSSTYNLRHAHSLGSLDASKATSEKEAAQVNPPLPKENRASESGDPLGEDDVDTVVDEQPKFMEWCAEEENQELIANFNAQYVKVQKGWIQLEKEGQPTPRARNKSDKLKEIWKSKKRSRKCRGALEGQKFSPVQMLFMTNFKLSNVCKWFLETTETRSLVIVKKLNTRLPGDVPPVKHPLQKYAPSSLYPSSLQAERLKKHLKKFPGATPARNNWKTQKLWAKFRENPDQVEPEDSSDVSPNRNSEDSIEEVKEDRNSHPPANLPTPASTRILRKYSNIRGKLRAQQRLIKNEKMENPDGLAVESKTSRKSVCINPLMSPKLALQVDADGFPVKLKSTEGMKGRKGKQVSEILPKAEVRSKRKRTEGSSPPDSKNKGPAVKASKEKHADGATKTPAAKRPAARDRSSQLPKKMSLKENKGKVPKKSPGKSCPPSRKEKENTNKRPIASETLTKPAKQKRAGESSSRPQKATNRKQTSGKTRARPLTKTPESSAAQRKRKLKAKLDSSHSKRRRLDAK from the coding sequence TGAGAACTCAACAGAGGCAATAGCAGTAGATTCTAACAATCAGTCGAAGTCCCCACTGGAGAAGTTTATGGTCAAGCTGTGTACTCATCATCAAAAGCAATTCATTCGTGTTCTGAACGACCTGTATACTGAATCTCAGCCAGGCACTGAGGACCTGCAGCCTTCTGATTCTGGAGCAATGGATGTATCCACTTGTAATGCTAGCTGTGCCCAGCTAAGCACCAAACCTAAGGAAAAAGATGCTCTGTGTCTCGATATGAAGTCTCCTGCTTCTGTAGATTTGTTTGTAGACTCTCACAGCCCTCTACACTTGACGGAACAGACCCTGAAGGAGCCTCCTCCTGAGACAAACTCTGTAGATGGAAGAGAGAATACCCTGACTGTTGTCCAGAAAGATTCCTCTGAAGTTCCAACCACTAAACCGAATTCTATTAATAGCAGTTCAGTGGATAGTTTCACTCCGGGATACCTCACTGCATCTAATTCTTCCTCAGTGAACTTCCACCACATCCCTAAAAGCTTGGAGGGGCAAACCACTGGACAGGAGCAAGACACAAATGTGAACATATGTGCGGATGGGAAAGACCATATGCAGAGTTCAGCTTTAGTAGAAAGTCTAATTACAGTAAAAATGGCAGCTGAGAATAGTGAGGAGGGCAATACCTGTATTATTCCTCCAAGAAATTCGTTCAAAGCTTTATCAGAAGAGGCTTGGGACTCAGGGTTTTTGGGGAACTCACCTAGAACTGCAGACAAAGAGAATACTTTACAGTGTAGCTCAAAAACACCTTTACGCCAGGATTTAGAGGCAAATGAACAAGATGCAAGGCCAAAGCAAGAGAACCATCTTCACTCGCTGGGAAGAAATAAGGTGGGTTACCATTTACATCCCAGTGATAAGGGCCAGTTTGATCATTCCAAAGATGGTTGGTTAGGCCCCAGCCCTATGCCAGCTGTTCACAAAGCGGCAAACGGACACTCAAGAACTAAGATGATATCAACCTCCATTAAGACAGCTCGGAAAAGTAAAAGGGCATCAGGGCTGAGAATAAATGATTATGATAACCAGTGTGATGTTGTTTATATCAGTCAGCCAATAACAGAATGCCACTTTGAGAATCAAAAATCGATACTATCTTCTCGGAAAACAGCCAGAAAGAGTACTCGAGGATACTTTTTCAATGGTGACTGTTGTGAGCTGCCAACTGTTCGTACACTAGCCAGGAATTTACACTCCCAGGAAAAAGCAAGCTGCTCAGCGTTGGCATCAGAGGCAGTTTTCACTCCTAAGAAGATCCTTGCAACTTCAGCCCCTAGACATACAGTAGATGTGCAGCTTCCCAGGGAAGACAACCCTGAAGAACCTAGCAAGGAAATAACCTCCCCTGAGGAAGGAGGTGGAGATGTTTCACCTGGAAAAGAACCTCAAGAGCCTGAGGTTTGCCCCGCAGAGATTAAGCCAAATCTGAGCAGCTCCCCTAGGTCTGAGGAAACAACAGCCTCCAGCCTGGTGTGGCCTCTCCCTCCTCACCTTCCTGAAGAGGACCTGCCAGAAGATGGCTCCACAGTCGCAGCTCCCACAGCAAGCGGGATGTCTTCTCCTGACCACGACCCACCACCACTTGCACTGCTGGATACGGAGGAGGTGAGCGTACCCCAGGACTGTCCGCTGCTTCCCTCTACTGAAAGCGTTTCTGGGGGAGGCAGTGCCGATGTCATTTCTAGGCCTCATTCTCCTCCTGAAACAGTCAGTAGAGAAGAAAGTCCTCTGTGCTCAGAAAATCAAAGTTCCCCAGTGTGCTTGGAGCCTCCCCTGAGTCTGGGCAAGGCTGAGGACGACCAAAGCATCAGTGCTGAGGTTGAGCCTGGGGATACCCAGGAGCTAGATGTCGACCCACTCTTGAAGGAAAGCAGCACTTTTACTGATGAAAAGCCCAGTGAAactgaggaaggtgaggcaaCAGGTGGTACAAGAAAATTAGAGGGAGCGGATGGGGATACAAAATGCCTGTCAGAAAAAGACACGTGTGAGCCAAGCACTGACCCACTCGAAGAGAATTTggacaagaagaaaaaaggtaaaaaattccTCGAGGCCTCTGATAGGTGCCTAAGAAGTCAACTTCTGGATTCTTCCTCTACTGACAGATGCTTAAGAAATCAAAGTTCAAATTCTTCCTCAGCTTGTCTTGAAATCAAGGTTTCTAAAAATCCTGGTGCAAAACGTTCCAGAAAAGAAGCGCACCCTAGTGGGGCAACACCTGAGGGCCTTCCACCTGACGCTTTCCACACGGAAGCTCTGGAAGACACAAAAAAGCCAAGTGTCAGCGAACGCCTGCCTGAGAAAGATGCCGAGCCGGAGGGTGAAAGCGCTGGGGTCATCACCAGGCAGACTTTGAAAAACATGCTGGGCAAAGAAGTCAAGGAGTTAGGAGGAGAGATTTTCCCCAGCAAGGACCCCATAACCGCAGCTGGACAACCACTGCCTGGAGAGAAACTAGAAATCTATGTTCAGTCGAAAACAGACGAGAAGAATGCTCATATCCCCTCAGAACGTATTCCTTGTAAGAGGGACCCAGCACAGGCAAAAGAAGAGCCAGGGCATCTTCCCACACAGCATGCGGAGGAGGCTGTGAATGAGGCAGACAGAGAAAACACGCAGCAGAAAGATGATGACAGTGATACCCCATGCAGCTCGCTCGGGTTGTCGAGTAGTGGAAGTGGTGATGCTGCTAGGCCACCAAAATTGGTGCCAAGGCCTAAAAGATTGACCTCTTCAACCTACAACCTAAGACACGCTCATTCTCTGGGCTCCTTGGATGCTTCAAAAGCGACTTCAGAAAAGGAGGCTGCACAAGTAAACCCCCCACTGCCGAAGGAAAACAGAGCTTCAGAGAGTGGAGACCCCCTAGGTGAAGATGATGTTGACACCGTGGTAGATGAACAGCCAAAGTTTATGGAATGGTGTGCTGAGGAGGAGAACCAAGAGCTTATTGCCAACTTCAATGCCCAGTACGTGAAAGTTCAGAAGGGCTGGATCCAGTTGGAGAAAGAAGGACAGCCCACACCAAGAGCGAGGAACAAATCAGATAAGCTGAAGGAGATTTGGAAAAGCAAGAAAAGGTCACGAAAATGCAGGGGTGCTTTGGAGGGTCAGAAGTTTTCTCCTGTTCAGATGCTGTTTATGACAAATTTCAAATTATCTAATGTTTGTAAATGGTTCTTAGAGACAACTGAAACCCGGTCTCTAGTCATTGTGAAGAAGCTCAATACTCGTCTTCCAGGAGATGTTCCCCCTGTCAAGCATCCACTTCAGAAATACGCTCCTTCCAGCCTGTATCCCAGTTCACTGCAGGCTGAACGCTTGAAAAAACACTTGAAGAAATTTCCTGGAGCTACTCCTGCTAGGAATAATTGGAAAACGCAGAAGCTCTGGGCTAAATTTCGAGAGAATCCTGACCAGGTGGAGCCAGAGGATAGCAGTGATGTCAGCCCCAACCGTAATTCTGAAGACAGCATAGAGGAAGTCAAGGAAGATAGAAACAGCCATCCTCCAGCCAACCTGCCCACTCCAGCCAGTACTCGGATTCTTAGAAAATATTCCAATATTCGAGGAAAGCTTAGAGCCCAGCAACGTTTAATcaagaatgagaaaatggaaaaccCAGACGGTCTGGCTGTGGAAAGTAAAACAAGTCGTAAGAGCGTATGCATCAACCCTCTGATGTCCCCCAAGCTTGCCCTGCAAGTAGATGCAGATGGGTTTCCTGTTAAGCTCAAGAGTACTgaaggaatgaagggaaggaaggggaagcaggtgtcTGAAATCTTGCCTAAAGCAGAAGTTCGGAGTAAACGCAAGAGAACAGAAGGCAGCAGCCCTCCTGATAGTAAGAACAAGGGGCCTGCAGTGAAAGCCAGCAAAGAAAAGCATGCTGATGGAGCCACCAAAACCCCTGCCGCCAAGAGGCCAGCTGCAAGGGACAGAAGCAGCCAACTCCCCAAAAAGATGTCTTTGAAAGAGAATAAAGGGAAGGTCCCTAAAAAGTCCCCTGGGAAGAGCTGCCCTCCctccaggaaagaaaaggagaatacaAACAAAAGGCCTATTGCCTCAGAAACACTGACGAAACCTGCAAAACAGAAGCGGGCAGGTGAATCCTCTTCAAGGCCCCAGAAAGCCACGAATAGGAAGCAGACTAGTGGAAAGACTCGGGCCAGACCCCTGACAAAAACCCCAGAGAGCAGTGCAGCTCAGAGGAAGCGAAAGCTGAAGGCAAAGCTGGACTCTTCGCACAGCAAACGGAGGCGGCTGGATGCAAAGTGA